The proteins below come from a single Polynucleobacter necessarius genomic window:
- the tyrS gene encoding tyrosine--tRNA ligase, with protein sequence MTAQVEQKYPLTPEVFAALEVTKRGCDELLVEADWVQKLARSQATKTPLRIKLGLDPTAPDIHLGHTVVLNKLRQLQDLGHTVIFLIGDFTSMIGDPSGRNATRPPLTAEEIAMNAETYYRQASMVLDPAKTEVRYNSEWCDPLGARGIIQLAAKHTVARMLERDDFTKRYRNGVPISIHEFLYPLMQGYDSVALKSDLELGGTDQKFNLLVSRELQREYGQEPQCILTMPLLVGLDGVEKMSKSKGNYIGISEPAGEMFGKLLSISDDLMWDYFMLLSFRPLSEIDLMKQEVAARRNPKDCKVLLAQEIVARFHSQAAAEKALKDFNHRAKGGVPDDIPGVNLSGAPIGIATLLKSAGLAPSTSEAVRNIEQNGVKVDGVTISDKQAKIESGTYVVQVGKRKFAKVTLS encoded by the coding sequence ATGACGGCTCAAGTAGAACAAAAATATCCCTTAACGCCCGAAGTTTTTGCAGCGCTTGAAGTAACTAAGCGTGGCTGCGATGAGTTATTGGTTGAGGCAGACTGGGTCCAAAAACTGGCTCGTAGCCAAGCAACGAAGACTCCATTGCGGATTAAGTTAGGTTTAGACCCTACTGCGCCGGATATTCATTTGGGTCATACCGTTGTCTTAAATAAGTTACGTCAATTACAAGATTTGGGCCATACCGTAATTTTCTTGATTGGTGACTTTACGAGCATGATTGGTGACCCATCTGGTCGCAATGCTACTCGTCCCCCATTAACCGCAGAAGAAATTGCCATGAATGCGGAAACTTACTATCGTCAAGCGAGTATGGTTCTCGATCCCGCAAAAACTGAAGTGCGTTACAACAGCGAGTGGTGTGATCCTTTGGGTGCAAGGGGCATAATTCAGTTGGCCGCTAAACACACCGTCGCGCGCATGTTGGAGCGTGATGATTTTACTAAGCGCTATCGCAATGGTGTGCCGATCTCAATTCATGAGTTTTTGTATCCGCTGATGCAAGGTTATGACTCGGTTGCTCTGAAGAGCGATTTAGAGCTTGGCGGCACTGATCAAAAGTTTAACCTTCTAGTGAGTCGCGAGCTACAGCGTGAATACGGTCAAGAGCCCCAATGTATTTTGACTATGCCCTTGCTGGTAGGTCTTGATGGCGTTGAGAAAATGAGTAAGTCCAAAGGAAACTACATTGGCATCAGCGAGCCCGCCGGAGAGATGTTTGGCAAGTTGCTCAGTATCTCGGATGATTTAATGTGGGATTACTTCATGCTGCTGTCTTTTAGACCATTGTCTGAAATTGATCTCATGAAGCAAGAAGTTGCTGCAAGACGTAATCCAAAAGACTGCAAAGTACTTCTTGCGCAAGAGATCGTCGCACGTTTTCATTCTCAAGCAGCGGCAGAGAAGGCTTTAAAAGACTTTAATCACCGTGCTAAAGGTGGTGTTCCAGATGATATTCCAGGGGTGAATTTATCTGGGGCGCCTATAGGCATTGCAACGCTTTTGAAGTCTGCTGGCTTAGCGCCATCTACATCTGAGGCGGTACGTAATATTGAGCAAAATGGCGTGAAGGTCGACGGCGTCACTATTTCCGATAAGCAAGCGAAGATCGAATCTGGAACCTATGTTGTGCAAGTTGGTAAACGGAAGTTTGCTAAGGTCACGCTTAGCTAA
- a CDS encoding anhydro-N-acetylmuramic acid kinase, producing the protein MTKPDSLYIGLMSGTSLDGIDAVLAKIGSEGEASAITAHSTPFAPELRKALFELQSPRENELHREKQAGNALALAYAAAVKELLNKAGIQSAEITAIGAHGQTIRHQPDFGELAYTHQTLNPALLAEKTGIDVIADFRSRDLAAGGHGAPLVPAFHAQQFRSSENLAILNLGGIANLTLLPKNGEVTGFDYGPGNMLMDAWIFEHQGNAFDKNGNWANQGNVIPALLEKLLADPFFSKSPPKSTGRDDFHLGWLQERLGKENYPLEDVQATLLDLTAQSAIEALTRHAPQTQKLIVCGGGARNTALMSSLKLKGEELFKHPLEIITSDAAGIDPQLVEGLAFAWLAWAYQQKRPANLPAVTGAKGPRILGACYPA; encoded by the coding sequence ATGACCAAACCGGATTCCCTATACATCGGACTAATGTCAGGAACCAGTCTAGATGGGATAGATGCTGTTCTAGCAAAAATTGGGTCTGAGGGCGAAGCCAGTGCAATAACAGCGCATAGCACCCCCTTTGCACCCGAGCTGCGTAAAGCCCTTTTTGAGCTACAGAGCCCTAGAGAAAACGAGCTACATCGCGAGAAACAAGCTGGTAATGCTTTAGCTCTTGCCTATGCGGCTGCTGTTAAAGAGCTACTCAATAAGGCAGGGATACAATCTGCAGAAATTACCGCCATAGGCGCCCATGGCCAGACCATTCGCCATCAACCCGATTTTGGTGAGCTAGCCTATACGCATCAGACCCTCAATCCAGCGCTGTTGGCAGAAAAAACAGGTATTGATGTCATCGCCGATTTCCGAAGTCGCGATCTCGCAGCGGGTGGTCATGGCGCACCCCTCGTGCCAGCATTTCATGCGCAACAATTTCGGTCATCTGAAAATCTTGCCATTCTCAATCTTGGCGGAATTGCCAACCTAACACTTCTTCCAAAAAACGGTGAGGTCACTGGTTTTGATTATGGGCCAGGAAATATGCTGATGGATGCTTGGATATTTGAGCATCAAGGGAATGCTTTCGATAAAAATGGAAATTGGGCAAACCAGGGAAATGTCATTCCAGCACTTCTTGAAAAACTATTGGCAGATCCTTTTTTCTCAAAATCACCGCCTAAAAGCACTGGCCGAGATGATTTTCATCTTGGCTGGCTACAAGAAAGACTAGGCAAAGAAAATTACCCATTAGAAGATGTACAAGCCACACTACTGGATTTAACTGCACAATCGGCAATAGAAGCTCTAACTCGACACGCCCCGCAAACCCAGAAGTTGATTGTGTGCGGCGGCGGCGCCCGCAATACCGCCTTAATGTCTTCACTAAAATTGAAGGGTGAGGAATTATTCAAACACCCTTTAGAAATAATCACTAGCGATGCTGCAGGAATCGATCCACAACTCGTAGAAGGCTTAGCCTTTGCTTGGCTCGCTTGGGCGTATCAACAAAAACGGCCGGCAAATTTGCCGGCCGTTACAGGAGCAAAGGGACCTAGAATCCTAGGTGCTTGCTATCCCGCTTAA
- the erpA gene encoding iron-sulfur cluster insertion protein ErpA → MTELAESPTPLVFTDAAAAKVADLIAKEGNPELKLRVFVQGGGCSGFQYGFTFDEAVNEDDTQFGKNGVTLLVDSMSFQYLVGAEIDYKEDINGSQFVIKNPNATTTCGCGSSFSA, encoded by the coding sequence ATGACTGAATTGGCTGAATCACCAACCCCATTGGTGTTTACAGATGCCGCCGCAGCAAAAGTGGCTGACTTGATTGCAAAAGAAGGCAATCCAGAGTTGAAGTTGCGTGTCTTTGTCCAAGGTGGTGGTTGCTCTGGATTTCAGTATGGCTTCACATTTGATGAAGCAGTAAACGAAGATGACACTCAGTTTGGAAAGAACGGCGTCACTCTACTCGTTGACTCAATGAGCTTCCAATATTTGGTTGGTGCTGAGATTGATTACAAAGAAGACATCAACGGATCTCAGTTTGTAATTAAGAACCCAAATGCAACCACTACTTGTGGTTGTGGTTCCTCTTTTTCCGCTTAA
- the argC gene encoding N-acetyl-gamma-glutamyl-phosphate reductase has product MIKVGIVGGTGYTGVELLRLLSQHPGVKIVAITSRTEAGMPVAEMFPSLRGRVDLKFTTPDEAKFNECDVVFFATPHGVAMAQAKELLANNVKILDLAADFRLKDVKELAKWYGMEHSCPDILAEAVYGLAEINREQIKRARVVGLAGCYPTSVQLGLAPLLSPKSTGGKQLIDGEHIISDSKSGTSGAGRKAEIGTLLSEASDNFKAYGVKGHRHLPEIVQGLKAIAGHDRIGLTFVPHLTPMVRGIHSTLYVRLTEAGKEVDYQKLYEDFYQNEPFVDVMPAGSHPETRSVRGSNGIRIAIHRPGGGDTLVILVVEDNLVKGASGQGVQCMNLMFGLPETTGLTQIAVSP; this is encoded by the coding sequence ATGATTAAAGTTGGCATAGTTGGCGGCACAGGCTACACCGGAGTGGAATTGTTGCGTTTATTGTCGCAACATCCGGGGGTCAAGATCGTTGCCATCACTTCCCGTACAGAAGCAGGTATGCCAGTAGCCGAGATGTTTCCTTCATTGCGTGGTCGGGTTGATCTGAAATTTACTACTCCAGATGAAGCCAAGTTTAATGAATGCGACGTAGTGTTCTTTGCCACTCCCCATGGTGTAGCAATGGCGCAAGCCAAGGAGTTGCTTGCAAACAATGTCAAGATTTTGGACTTAGCTGCAGACTTCCGTTTGAAGGATGTAAAAGAGCTTGCCAAGTGGTATGGCATGGAGCATAGCTGCCCAGATATTTTGGCTGAAGCGGTTTATGGCTTAGCGGAAATTAATCGCGAACAAATTAAGAGGGCCCGCGTTGTTGGTTTAGCGGGATGCTATCCCACATCAGTTCAGCTCGGGCTTGCACCATTGCTGTCACCAAAGTCAACCGGTGGAAAACAACTCATTGATGGTGAACATATTATTTCGGATTCGAAATCGGGTACTTCTGGTGCAGGCCGTAAAGCAGAAATTGGCACCCTCCTCTCGGAGGCAAGCGATAACTTCAAAGCCTATGGTGTTAAGGGCCACCGCCATCTTCCTGAAATCGTGCAGGGCTTGAAAGCGATCGCTGGCCATGATCGGATTGGTTTGACCTTTGTGCCGCATCTCACGCCAATGGTGAGAGGAATTCATTCAACCCTATATGTGCGTCTGACTGAGGCTGGTAAAGAGGTGGATTATCAAAAGCTTTATGAAGACTTTTATCAAAATGAGCCATTCGTTGATGTGATGCCTGCAGGTAGCCACCCAGAAACCCGATCAGTGCGGGGTAGTAACGGTATTCGGATTGCAATTCACCGGCCTGGTGGTGGCGATACCTTGGTGATTTTGGTTGTAGAGGACAACTTGGTAAAAGGTGCCTCTGGTCAGGGTGTGCAGTGTATGAATTTGATGTTCGGATTACCCGAAACCACGGGTCTTACCCAGATTGCTGTATCGCCTTAA
- the rpsI gene encoding 30S ribosomal protein S9: protein MAINYGNWNYGTGRRKSSVARVFIKSGKGEITVNGKPIDAYFARETSRMIARQPLALTSHLTTFDIKVNVSGGGETGQAGAVRHGVTRALIDYDNALKSTLSKAGFVTRDAREVERKKVGLHGARRRKQFSKR from the coding sequence ATGGCTATTAATTACGGAAATTGGAATTACGGTACTGGTCGCCGCAAGAGTTCTGTTGCGCGCGTCTTTATTAAATCTGGCAAAGGCGAAATTACTGTCAACGGTAAGCCCATCGATGCATATTTTGCTCGTGAAACATCGCGCATGATCGCGCGTCAGCCTTTGGCTCTGACATCCCACCTGACGACCTTTGATATCAAGGTAAACGTTTCTGGTGGCGGTGAGACTGGCCAAGCTGGTGCTGTACGTCACGGCGTGACTCGTGCTTTGATCGACTACGACAATGCTTTGAAGTCAACTCTGTCTAAAGCAGGTTTTGTGACTCGCGATGCTCGTGAAGTTGAGCGTAAAAAGGTTGGTCTGCACGGCGCACGTCGTCGCAAGCAGTTCAGCAAGCGCTAA
- the rplM gene encoding 50S ribosomal protein L13, whose amino-acid sequence MKTFSAKSHEVKRKWFVIDATDKVLGRVASEVAHRLRGKHKPEFTPHVDTGDFIVVINSSKLRVTGTKGLNKMYYRHSGYPGGISETNFGKMQDRFPGRALEKAVKGMLPKGPLGYAMIKKLKVYGDANHPHAAQQPKALEI is encoded by the coding sequence ATGAAAACTTTTTCCGCAAAATCCCATGAGGTAAAGCGTAAATGGTTCGTGATTGACGCTACGGACAAAGTCCTCGGTCGTGTCGCCAGTGAAGTGGCACACCGTCTACGCGGCAAGCATAAGCCTGAATTCACACCACACGTTGACACTGGCGACTTTATCGTCGTGATCAATTCTTCTAAGCTGCGTGTTACAGGCACAAAAGGCTTGAACAAAATGTATTACCGTCACAGCGGATACCCAGGTGGTATTTCCGAGACAAACTTTGGCAAAATGCAAGACCGTTTCCCAGGTCGCGCTTTGGAGAAGGCTGTGAAAGGTATGTTGCCAAAAGGCCCACTCGGCTATGCCATGATTAAAAAATTAAAAGTCTATGGCGACGCTAATCATCCGCATGCGGCTCAACAGCCAAAAGCGTTAGAGATTTAA